Proteins from a genomic interval of Denticeps clupeoides chromosome 20, fDenClu1.1, whole genome shotgun sequence:
- the LOC114770413 gene encoding CD276 antigen-like: MSRWKLLLFGAAVAFKWSVQEEVLAIHGRPAVLRCSFDSAAGMDNLVVTWQRVEDNKVVHSFYHGKDQLDLQSVLYKNRTELYNSELQAGNASLMLHKVGPQDEGKYLCTVSTSRGTSNAQVQVKYGALFSEPKLTIKTHGSNITLLYESEGYPEPETSWQDLSQQNVSYDTEVVPSGSDLLTLRTKLTVNGDQNRSYRLTVRNRLLGQLIERDVRVVNDVSSRSDTVTVRRSRVGLVCVIFYVSFFTLFIIAFTISQR; encoded by the exons ATGTCGCGGTGGAAGCTGCTTTTATTCGGCGCGGCAG TGGCTTTTAAATGGAGTGTGCAAGAAGAAGTTCTGGCAATCCACGGGCGTCCAGCCGTTCTGCGGTGTTCTTTTGACTCTGCTGCCGGCATGGACAACCTCGTGGTGACGTGGCAGAGGGTGGAAGACAACAAGGTTGTACACAGCTTCTACCACGGAAAGGATCAACTAGACCTACAAAGCGTACTTTACAAGAACCGGACAGAACTGTACAATTCAGAGCTACAGGCAGGAAACGCTTCGCTGATGCTGCACAAGGTGGGTCCACAGGATGAGGGCAAGTACTTGTGCACCGTAAGCACTTCAAGAGGAACTAGCAATGCACAAGTACAAGTGAAGTATGGAG CACTCTTCTCAGAGCCTAAACTCACCATAAAGACACATGGGTCCAACATTACCTTGCTTTACGAGAGCGAGGGCTATCCAGAACCGGAGACCTCCTGGCAAGACCTGTCTCAGCAGAACGTCTCATACGACACTGAAGTGGTCCCGTCAGGCAGTGACCTGCTGACACTGAGGACCAAGCTCACGGTCAATGGCGACCAGAACAGGAGCTACCGCCTCACTGTGAGGAATCGCCTCCTGGGACAGCTCATCGAGAGGGACGTGAGAGTCGTAAACG ACGTGTCTTCCAGAAGTGACACCGTGACTGTCAGAAGATCGAGAGTTGGGCTCGTTTGTGTCATATTTTATGTCTCCTTTTTTACTCTGTTTATCATCGCGTTCACAATTTCCCAGAGATAA
- the khdrbs1b gene encoding KH domain-containing, RNA-binding, signal transduction-associated protein 1b yields the protein MESENKYLPQLLAERDSLDASFTHAMKLLSSEIERIQKGEKETESYLDLFTTKNIKLKERVLIPVKQYPKFNFVGKILGPQGNTIKRLQEDTGAKISVLGKGSMRDKAKEEGFRKSGEPKYAHLSMELHVFIEVFAPVPEAYLRMAHAMEEVKKFLFPDMMDDICQEQFMEMSYLNGGQEHPPRARGGLLVRGRGAHPPQSAAPRGRGMPPRGGAARGGPPRGGAVRGGPAGRGVPPPAQPGRGAAATRARPPAPGPQRMAPPPPHAPAPETYEEYSYDENYTEPSYEAYDAYYSQPQAEPEYYDYGHGETQEGYDAYAQDDWNGTSRAATGGKAPPARPAKGAYREHPYGRY from the exons ATGGAGTCCGAGAACAAGTACCTTCCCCAGCTGCTGGCGGAGAGGGACAGTCTGGACGCGTCGTTCACACACGCCATGAAACTTCTGTCCTCCG AAATCGAGAGAATCCagaaaggagagaaggagacgGAGAGCTACCTGGACCTCTTCACCACCAAGAACATCAAGCTGAAGGAGCGAGTCCTGATTCCGGTCAAGCAGTACCCGAAG TTCAACTTTGTGGGAAAGATCCTGGGACCCCAGGGGAACACGATCAAGCGCCTGCAGGAGGACACCGGGGCCAAGATCTCGGTGCTGGGGAAGGGCTCCATGAGGGACAAGGCCAAG GAGGAGGGGTTCCGGAAAAGCGGCGAGCCCAAGTACGCCCACCTGTCCATGGAGCTGCACGTGTTCATCGAGGTGTTCGCCCCCGTCCCAGAGGCGTACCTGCGCATGGCCCACGCCATGGAGGAGGTCAAGAAGTTCCTGTTTCCC GACATGATGGATGATATTTGCCAGGAACAGTTCATGGAGATGAGCTACCTGAACGGGGGGCAGGAGCACCCGCCGAGGGCCAGAGGCGGCCTGCTCGTTCGGGGCAGAGGGGCCCACCCGCCCCAGTCAGCCGCCCCGAG gggacgcGGGATGCCACCGCGCGGCGGCGCTGCCCGCGGCGGCCCTCCGAGGGGAGGGGCCGTGAGAGGAGGCCCGGCAGGAAGAGGGGTACCGCCTCCAGCTCAGCCCGGCAGGGGCGCGGCCGCCACCCGCGCCAGGCCCCCTGCTCCGGGCCCTCAGAGGATGGCTCCACCGCCGCCTCATGCCCCTGCTCCGGAGACCTACGAGGAATAC TCCTACGATGAGAACTACACAGAGCCGTCTTACGAAGCGTACGACGCGTACTACAGTCAACCGCAGGC AGAACCGGAGTACTACGATTATGGTCATGGGGAGACGCAGGAAGGCTACGACGCTTACG CTCAGGACGACTGGAATGGGACATCACGTGCTGCTACTGGCGGGAAAGCTCCTCCAGCAAGGCCTGCTAAGGGAGCTTACCGGGAACACCCATATGGACGATACTAA